The Rubrobacter tropicus nucleotide sequence CCCGCGTAGAATCTCTGGGCTTCCGCGGCGAGGCCCTGCACGCTATCGGATCCGTCTCCCACCTTGCCCTGACGACGAACGCCCGCGGCACGGCGGGCCCCGGCTTCCGCGTCGGGGTCCGGGCCGGGGAGACGGTCGAGGCCGGCCCCGCCTCCCACCCGCCCGGCACTACGGTGGAGGCGCGAGAGCTCTTCCTGAACCTTCCAGTTCGCCGGGGATTCTTGGGCACCGTGAGGGCGGAGGCCAACGCGGTAGCGACGGTCGTGCAGGCCCTCGCCCTCGGCCGCCCGGACGTGGGCTTCTTCCTGCGCTCGGACGGGCGCGGCGTGCTGGCGCTGCCGGCCGCGGCGGATTTGCGGGAGAGGGTCGCCCAGGTACACGGCCTCTCGCTCGCCAGGGGCCTCGTCACGCTGGAGGACCCGGTCGTGTGGGGTTTGGTGAGCCCGCTCGAGGTGAGTTTCCCGACCCGCCGCCACCTGCACGTCTGCGTGAACGGCCGGGTCGTCGACACCGACTCCTTCGCGCCCGCGATCGCGAGGGCCTACGCGGACCTTCTCCCGAAAGGACGTCACCCGGCCGCTTTTCTGAGGTTGGACCTCGGCCCCGGCGAGGTGGACGTGAACGTGCATCCCGCCAAGAGCGCGGTGCGGCTGCGCGGAGGCCGGTCGGCGTACCCGCTCGTCGTCGGGACCATCAGGGCCGCCCTCTCCCCGGAGCGTGGTCCCGGCATCGGCGTTCCCGTGGACGAAGGGGACAACGATTTGGTCCCCATCGGCCAGTTCGCGGGCAGATGCATCGTCGCCCGGGAGGGTGAGGACCTCGTAATCCTCGACCAGCACGGCGCCCACGAACGCATCCTCTACGAGAGGCTGCGGGAGAACCCGAGGGCCGCGCCGGTCTCGTTGGAGAACCCCGCGGTGGCGATGCTCCCCGAAGACCTGGCCCCCGAGGCGTGGGCGTTCGAGGCGGAGTTGGGTTCCCTCGGTTTTCTTTTCGAGCCGTTCGGGGCGGACGCGGTGAGGCTAACCGCAGCGCCCGGAACCGCCGTCGACCCGGAGGCGGCTTTCCTGGCCGCCGTACACGCGCTCGCCGGCGGCGAGGATCTCGCGAAGGCGCTCGCCTGCAAGGGTTCGACGAAGTTCGGCGAGAGCCTCTCGAAAGAAGAGATGGCCGCGCTCTTGCAAGCATGGTCCAAATGTCGATTCAGGGACGTCTGCCCGCACGGGCGTCCGATCGTGAAGCGGGTGGCTCTGGCCGACCTGCTGCGGGAGTTCGGCCGGCTCTAAAGAGGTTTCAAGTACCTGTAGGGGTTGAAGCGGTATTCAGAGGCAAAAGCCTTTGAATACCGCGCTGTCAGCGATCAGCCTTCTTTGCTCTTGCTGATGGCTGACAGCTGATGGCTTAAAGCTCTGCAAAAACGGACCGACCCGGAGGTCGGCCCGCTATGGGTTATCGGGTGTCTTTGCCTACGAGGGGTCGTCGTCGATCAGGGTCTGGCCCAGGTTGAGGATGGTCGGGGCCCAGAGGCCCACGAAGATCGCCAGGTTCTGCCGATCGCTGCGGTAGAGCGAGATCGAGATCAAAATCGAGATTAGGGTTGCCCCTATGTATACGGCTTTCCCTGCGCCCATGTATTGCCTCCTTCTAGGTTTGTGCGGATGACTATACCCGGCGAAGGGTTCTGTAAACTGTATGAGCGATCATAGACCGGGAGGGTGAAAACCTTTGTTCAAGAGTGAGAGCGAGACGAAAAGGGAGCGCGTCCGGCGCCCCGACCGGGGGGGCCGCTCGACGGTCTTCGGGACGCGGGGCGCCGTGGCCTGCGAGCATCCGGCCGCGGCCGTAGCCGGCCTGCGCGCGCTGGACGAGGGCGGTACCGCCGCCGACGCCTGCGTGGCGATGGCGGCCGCGATGGCCGTCGTCGGCCCTATGGCCACGGGCATGGGCGGGGACGCCTTCTTGCTCTACTACGAGGCCGAGACGGGACGCGTCCTCGGCGCGAACGGTTCGGGCGCGGCCCCGAAGGCGGCCACAATCGAGAAGCTGCGGGGGGCTGGCTTCGACGAGATGCCGGAACGGGGCGGGCCGCCGATCACGGTCCCCGGCGCCGTCCGTCTGTGGGAGGACGCGGCGAACGCTCTGGGCAACCTGCCGCTCGCCCGCCTCCTCGAACCGGCCTACGAGCTCGCCGAGAACGGCTCCCCCGTTTCGGAGGTCTTCGCCCGCTACTGGGAGGTCGCCGAGGACCTGCTCCGCGGGAACGAGGCCGCCTCGAAGGCGCTCCTCGTGGACGGGCGGGCCCCAGGGCCCGGCGAGGTCTTCGCCCAGCCCGACATAGCGGGCACCCTCTCGGCCGTCGCCGAGGGCGGGGCCGACGCCTTCTACAACGGCCGCATCGCCCGAAGCATGGCGGAGGCCGCGCAGGCGTCAGGTGGATACCTTGCCGAGGAGGACCTTGCGGCCCACGAGACGCTGTGGGTGGAGCCCATCTCCACGGACTACAGGGGCGTCCGGGTGTACGAGATCCCACCCCCGGGCCAGGGCATCGCGGCCCTGGAGATGCTCAACCTGCTCGAAGGCTTC carries:
- the mutL gene encoding DNA mismatch repair endonuclease MutL, with the protein product MRLFPKIVAEETAEYGGRVRVLAPEVAHRIAAGEVIERPASAVKELVENSLDAGATRVEVDVEDGGISLIRVTDDGHGMSADDAERAVAEHATSKIRTADDLARVESLGFRGEALHAIGSVSHLALTTNARGTAGPGFRVGVRAGETVEAGPASHPPGTTVEARELFLNLPVRRGFLGTVRAEANAVATVVQALALGRPDVGFFLRSDGRGVLALPAAADLRERVAQVHGLSLARGLVTLEDPVVWGLVSPLEVSFPTRRHLHVCVNGRVVDTDSFAPAIARAYADLLPKGRHPAAFLRLDLGPGEVDVNVHPAKSAVRLRGGRSAYPLVVGTIRAALSPERGPGIGVPVDEGDNDLVPIGQFAGRCIVAREGEDLVILDQHGAHERILYERLRENPRAAPVSLENPAVAMLPEDLAPEAWAFEAELGSLGFLFEPFGADAVRLTAAPGTAVDPEAAFLAAVHALAGGEDLAKALACKGSTKFGESLSKEEMAALLQAWSKCRFRDVCPHGRPIVKRVALADLLREFGRL
- the ggt gene encoding gamma-glutamyltransferase, whose translation is MFKSESETKRERVRRPDRGGRSTVFGTRGAVACEHPAAAVAGLRALDEGGTAADACVAMAAAMAVVGPMATGMGGDAFLLYYEAETGRVLGANGSGAAPKAATIEKLRGAGFDEMPERGGPPITVPGAVRLWEDAANALGNLPLARLLEPAYELAENGSPVSEVFARYWEVAEDLLRGNEAASKALLVDGRAPGPGEVFAQPDIAGTLSAVAEGGADAFYNGRIARSMAEAAQASGGYLAEEDLAAHETLWVEPISTDYRGVRVYEIPPPGQGIAALEMLNLLEGFDMAALDPLGADRVHLEAEAKKLAYRDLYNEIGDPEFWLDPPVPTGRLISKEYADSLRESISPERAADASAEPPLGEDTTYLCAVDAEGNGCSFINSLYMGFGSGVVAPGTGVCLQNRGLSFRLDPNHPNGLAPGKRPMHTIIPGLATSSATGALWAVFGNMGGPMQPQGHAQVLSNLIDHGMTPQEAVDHPRHLHLDGTLLVEGRLPDHEVGRLREKGHEVEVGEDYVVPVGGAQVIRVHEDGVRACGSDPRKDGCALAQGPGDSGDGRR